One window from the genome of Pelobates fuscus isolate aPelFus1 chromosome 13, aPelFus1.pri, whole genome shotgun sequence encodes:
- the HECTD1 gene encoding E3 ubiquitin-protein ligase HECTD1 isoform X3, translating to MADVDPDTLLEWLQMGQGDERDMQLIALEQLCMLLLMSDNVDRCFETCPPRTFLPALCKIFLDESAPDNVLEVTARAITYYLDVSAECTRRIVGVEGAIKALCNRLVVVELNNRTSRDLAEQCVKVLELICTRESGAVFEAGGLNCVLTFIRDSGHLVHKDTLHSAMSVVSRLCGKMEPQDASLETCVESLSSLLKHEDHQVSDGALRCFASLADRFTRRGVDPAPLAQHGLTEELLSRMASAGGTVSGPPSACKAGRGTSGGPSTSGDSKISNQVSTIVSLLSTLCRGSPVVTHDLLRAELLDSMESALQGDERCVLDTMRLVDLLLVLLFEGRKALPKSSAGSTGRIPGLRRLDSSGERSHRQLIDCIRSKDTDALIDAIDTGGVCEGRTEAFTGARGKYRIMKKSFEVNFMDDVGQTLLNWASAFGTQEMVEFLCERGADVNRGQRSSSLHYAACFGRPQVAKTLLRHGANPDLRDEDGKTPLDKARERGHSEVVAILQSPGDWMCPVNKGDDKKKKDSNREEEECNEPKGDPEMAPIYLKRLLPVFAQTFQQTMLPSIRKASLALIRKMIHFCSEALLKEVCDSDAGHNLPTVLVEITATVLDQEDDDDGHLLALQIIRDLVDKGDDLFLDQLARLGVISKVSTLAGPTSDDENEEDPKPEKEDEPQEDAKELQQGRPYHWRDWSVIRGRDCLYIWSDAAALELSNGSNGWFRFILDGKLATMYSSGSPEGGSDSSESRSEFLEKLQRARGQVKPSTASQPFLSSPGPCKLTVGNWSLTCLKDGEIAIHNSDGQQATILKEDLPGFVFESNRGTKHSFTAETSLGSEFVTGWTGKRGRKLKSKLEKTKQKVRTMARDLYDDHFKAVESMPRGVVVTLRNIATQLESSWELHTNRQCIEGENTWRDLMKTALENLIVLLKDENTISPYEMCSSGLVQSLLTVLNNSEDFDNKQDCGQLVERLNVFKTAFSENEDDESRPAIALIRKLIAVLESIERLPLHLYDTPGSSYNLQILTRRLRFRLERAPGETSLIDRTGRMLKMEPLATVESLEQYLLKMVAKQWYDFDRSSFVFVRKLREGQSCVFRHQHDFDDNGIMYWIGTNAKTAYEWVNPAAYGLVVVTSSEGRNLPYGRLEDILSRDSSALNCHTNDDKSAWFAIDLGLWIVPSAYTLRHARGYGRSALRNWVFQVSKDGQNWTTLYTHVDDCSLNEPGSTATWPLDPAKEEKQGWRHIRIKQTGKNASGQTHYLSLSGFELYGTVTGVCEDQLGKAAKEAEANLRRQRRLVRSQVLKYMVPGARVIRGIDWKWRDQDGSSQGEGTVTGELHNGWIDVIWDAGGSNSYRMGAEGKFDLKLAPGYDPDSAVSSKPVSSTVAGTPPSWSSLVKNNCPDKAPPHSSSSSTCTVAGGVTGSCSRKGSCSSVCSVASSSDMSLSCAKTERRTEEAGSDVQQDAILVLSSNTAASGSSTCPQGMETVGEGGERKTGETPTISMGMVSISSPDVSSVSELSNKEAAVPRPLGSSASNRLSVSSLLAAGAPMSSSASVPNLSSRETSSLESFVRRVANIARTNATNNMNLSRSSSDNNTNTLGRNAVSSATSPLMGAQSFPNLTTTGTTSTVTMSTSSVTSSNVATATTGLSVGQSLSNTLTTSLTSTSSESDTGQEAEYSLYDFLDSCRASTLLAELDDDEDLPEPDEEDDENEDDNQEEQEYEEVMEEEEYETKGGRRRTWDDDYVLKRQFSALVPAFDPRPGRTNVQQTTDLEIPAPGTPHSELLEEVECAPPPRLSLTLKVTGLASGREVELPLSNFRSTIFYYVQKLLQLSCNGSVKSDKLRRIWEPTYTIMYREMKDSDKQKESGRMGCWSVEHVEQSLGTDSLPKNDLITYLQRNADPSFLRRWKLTGTNKSIRKNRNCSQLIAAYKDFCENGCKSGVMPAALSTLQSADILIHAREQAQAKAGSGQNSCGVEDVLQLLRILYIVASDPYSTRTPQEEGDEMLLFSVPAEEFTSKKITTKILQQIEEPLALASGALPDWCEQLTSKCPFLIPFETRQLYFTCTAFGASRAIVWLQNRREATVERSRTASAVRRDDPGEFRVGRLKHERVKVPRGESLMEWAENVMQIHADRKSVLEVEFLGEEGTGLGPTLEFYALVAAEFQKTDLGIWLCDDDFPDDESRQVDLGGGLKPPGYYVQRSCGLFVAPYPQDSEELDRVTRLCHFLGIFLAKCIQDNRLVDLPISKPFFRLMCMGDIKSNMSKLLYASRGDESEHCTESQSEASTEDGHDALSVGSFEEDSKSEFILDPPKPKPPAWFQGILTWEDFELVNPHRARFLRDVKELAVKRRHLLGNRSLSEDEKNTQLQELMLKNPTGSGSPVSIEDLGLNFQFCPSSRVYGFSSVDLKPNGEDEVVSIDNAEEYVDLMFDFCMQTGVQKQMEAFRSGFNKVFPMEKLGSFSHEEVQMILCGNQSPSWSAEDIINYTEPKLGYTRESPGFLRFVRVLCGMSSDERKAFLQFTTGCSTLPPGGLANLHPRLTVVRKVDATDASYPSVNTCVHYLKLPEYSSEEIMRDRLLAATMEKGFHLN from the exons ATGCCCCCCTCGGACCTTCCTGCCAGCTTTATGCAAGATCTTTCTTGATGAGAGTGCACCTGACAATGTATTGGAGGTCACAGCCCGTGCCATCACCTACTACTTAGATGTGTCTGCTGAGTGCACCAGGCGCATTGTGGGAGTGGAAGGTGCGATTAAGGCCCTGTGCAACCGGCTTGTAGTAGTGGAACTCAACAACAGGACAAGCAGGGATTTGGCTGAGCAGTGTGTTAAG GTATTAGAGCTAATATGTACCCGGGAGTCTGGTGCGGTGTTTGAGGCCGGAGGTCTGAACTGTGTGCTTACCTTCATCCGGGACAGTGGACATCTGGTGCATAAGGACACTCTGCACTCTGCAATGTCAGTGGTGTCACGGCTGTGTGGGAAAATGGAGCCTCAAGATGCCTCCTTAGAGACCTGTGTAGAGTCTCTCTCCAGCCTTCTAAAGCATGAAGATCACCAG GTGTCTGATGGGGCCCTCCGTTGCTTTGCTTCTCTTGCTGATCGATTTACTCGTAGAGGTGTTGATCCTGCTCCTCTGGCACAGCATGGACTCACTGAGGAGCTCTTGTCACGTATGGCATCAGCTGGTGGCACAGTCTCTGGGCCACCGTCTGCTTGCAAGGCAGGACGTGGTACAAGTGGAGGACCTTCAACTTCTGGAGACTCAAAGATCAGCAACCAAGTCTCCACCATTGTCAGCCTTTTATCCACTCTCTGCCGTGGATCACCAGTGGTCACACAT GATTTGTTACGAGCAGAATTGCTAGATTCAATGGAGAGTGCACTACAAGGGGATGAACGGTGTGTGCTGGACACTATGCGACTTGTGGACTTACTTCTGGTGCTTCTGTTCGAGGGTCGCAAGGCTTTGCCTAAATCAAGTGCTGGATCAACAGGACGCATCCCGGGTCTGAGGCGATTGGATAGCTCAGGAGAACGGTCCCATCGTCAGCTGATTGACTGCATCCGGAGCAAGGACACTGATGCACTAATTGATGCCATTGACACAGGGGGTGTGTGTGAAGGGAGAACTGAGGCTTTTACCGGGGCTAGGGGCAAGTACCGGATAATGAAGAAAT CATTTGAAGTAAATTTTATGGATGATGTTGGGCAGACTCTTCTGAACTGGGCTTCTGCTTTTGGCACTCAGGAAATG GTGGAGTTTctttgtgagaggggtgcagatGTGAATAGAGGTCAGAGGTCATCTTCCTTACATTATGCCGCTTGTTTTGGGAGACCTCAGGTGGCAAAG ACCTTACTGCGTCACGGAGCTAACCCAGATTTGCGAGATGAAGATGGAAAGACTCCTCTTGACAAAGCTCGGGAGCGTGGACACAGTGAAGTGGTGGCCATCTTGCAATCCCCAG GTGACTGGATGTGTCCTGTGAACAAAGGAGACGACAAGAAAAAGAAAGATTCAAACAGAGAAGAGGAGGAGTGCAATGAGCCCAAGGGTGACCCTGAAATGGCACCCATTTACCTGAAGAGGCTGCTACCTGTCTTTGCTCAGACGTTCCAGCAGACCATGTTACCATCAATCAG GAAAGCCAGCTTGGCTCTCATCCGTAAGATGATTCACTTTTGCTCTGAAGCCTTGTTGAAGGAAGTTTGTGATTCGGATGCTGGACACAACCTGCCAACTGTCCTTGTAGAGATAACTGCGACAGTACTAGACCAGGAG GACGATGATGACGGACACCTCCTGGCTTTACAGATCATCAGAGATTTGGTAGACAAAGGGGATGACCTCTTTTTGGATCAGTTAGCCCGATTAGGAGTCATCAGCAAAGTATCCACTTTAGCAGGTCCTACATCTGATGATGAGAATGAAGAGGATCCAAAGCCAGAAAAG GAGGATGAACCACAAGAAGATGCCAAAGAACTGCAGCAGGGCCGACCATACCATTGGAGGGACTGGTCGGTGATCCGCGGCAGGGACTGTTTATATATTTGGAGTGATGCTGCGGCCCTGGAGCTCTCCAATGGAAGCAATGGATGGTTCCGCTTTATTTTAGATGGCAAGCTTGCAACCATGTATTCAAGTGGGAGTCCTGAGGGAGGCTCAGATAGCTCAG AAAGCAGGAGTGAGTTCCTGGAGAAACTCCAGCGAGCACGCGGTCAGGTCAAACCTTCCACTGCCAGCCAGCCATTCCTGTCCTCTCCTGGACCCTGCAAGCTCACTGTTGGTAACTGGTCCCTCACCTGTTTAAAAGATGGAGAAATTGCCATTCACAACTCAGACGGGCAACAGGCTACTATACTGAAGGAGGACTTACCGGGCTTTGTGTTTGAGTCTAATCGGGGAACCAAGCACTCTTTCACTGCCGAAACCTCACTGG GATCAGAGTTTGTGACTGGCTGGACAGGAAAGAGAGGTAGAAAGCTGAAATCAAAGCTGGAGAAGACTAAGCAGAAG GTGCGGACAATGGCAAGAGATTTATATGACGATCATTTCAAGGCGGTGGAGAGCATGCCTCGTGGAGTGGTCGTGACACTAAGAAACATTGCAACGCAGTTGGAGTCCTCATGGGAGCTTCATACAAATAGACAG TGTatagaaggggagaacacgtggAGAGATCTGATGAAGACTGCACTAGAAAACCTAATTGTACTTCTGAAGGATGAAAACACGATTTCTCCGTATGAAATGTGCAGCAGTGGTCTAGTGCAATCCCTCCTCACCGTGCTTAACAAT AGTGAAGATTTTGATAATAAACAGGATTGTGGGCAACTTGTGGAAAGACTCAATGTCTTTAAAACCGCTTTCAGTGAAAACGAGGATGACGAGAG ccgcCCAGCAATTGCTCTAATCAGAAAGCTAATTGCAGTGCTTGAGTCCATTGAACGCTTGCCCCTTCATCTTTATGACACACCTGGATCCAGCTACAATTTGCAG atcCTGACACGGAGACTTCGGTTCCGCCTGGAGCGTGCCCCAGGAGAGACCTCTCTTATTGACCGTACTGGTCGCATGCTAAAGATGGAACCTCTGGCAACTGTAGAGTCATTAGAGCAATACTTGCTGAAGATG GTAGCTAAGCAATGGTACGACTTTGACCGATCATCATTTGTGTTTGTCCGCAAGCTACGAGAGGGACAGAGCTGTGTCTTCCGTCACCAACATGACTTTGACGATAATGGAATCATGTATTGGATTGGGACTAATGCAAA GACCGCATATGAATGGGTAAATCCAGCTGCTTATGGCCTAGTCGTGGTTACCTCGTCTGAAGGCAGAAACCTACCATATGGACGGCTTGAGGACATCCTAAGTCGCGACAGTTCTGCTCTTAACTGTCACACCAATGATGACAAAAGTGCCTGGTTTGCCATTGATCTTGGCTTGTGGATTGTGCCCTCTGCATACACACTGCGCCATGCCCGTGGTTATGGCCGCTCTGCACTTCGTAACTGGGTTTTCCAGGTCTCCAAGGATGGCCAGAACTGGACCACGCTATACACACATGTGGATGACTGCAGCCTGAATGAGCCTGG atCCACAGCCACATGGCCACTTGACCCGGCAAAAGAGGAGAAGCAGGGCTGGAGACACATCCGTATCAAGCAGACAGGGAAGAATGCCAGTGGACAGACCCACTACCTCTCGCTGTCTGGTTTTGAGCTTTATGGCACTGTGACCGGAGTGTGTGAAGACCAGCTTG GAAAAGCAGCCAAAGAAGCAGAAGCCAACCTCCGACGTCAAAGGAGACTTGTGCGCTCCCAGGTCCTAAAATACATGGTGCCCGGTGCAAGAGTTATTCGTGGCATTGACTGGAAATGGAGAGACCAGGACGGCAGCTCGCAGGGAGAGGGCACTGTGACGGGAGAACTTCACAATG GCTGGATTGATGTCATATGGGATGCCGGTGGCTCTAATTCTTACCGCATGGGCGCGGAAGGAAAATTTGACCTCAAGCTGGCCCCAGGGTATGACCCTGATTCTGCAGTGTCATCCAAACCTGTTTCATCCACTGTTGCAGGCACGCCACCATCCTGGAGCAGCCTGGTGAAAAACAACTGCCCTGACAAGGCCCCTCCCCATTCCTCTTCCTCCTCAACCTGCACGGTCGCGGGGGGTGTGACTGGCTCCTGCAGCCGCAAAGGGAGCTGCAGCTCAGTCTGCAGTGTGGCAAGCAGCAGCGATATGAGTCTGAGCTGTGCCAAAACAGAGAGGAGGACAGAGGAGGCAGGCTCTGATGTTCAGCAAGATGCCATACTGGTACTGTCCTCTAACACAGCAGCCTCTGGTTCTTCTACTTGCCCCCAAGGAATGGAGACTGTCGGGGAAGGAGGAGAGCGGAAGACTGGGGAGACTCCCACCATCTCAATGGGAATGGTGAGCATAAGTTCACCGGATGTCAGTTCTGTGTCGGAACTCAGCAATAAGGAGGCAGCAGTTCCTCGCCCTCTTGGCTCCTCCGCCAGCAACCGTCTCTCTGTCAGTTCTCTGCTGGCTGCAGGGGCACCCATGAGCTCCAGTGCCAGTGTTCCGAACCTGTCCTCGCGGGAGACATCCAGTCTGGAGTCCTTTGTGAGGAGAGTTGCAAATATAGCCAGGACGAATGCCACCAACAACATGAACCTGAGCCGCAGCAGCAGTGATAACAACACCAACACTCTGGGGAGGAATGCCGTCAGCTCTGCTA CATCTCCGCTAATGGGTGCTCAGAGCTTCCCCAATCTCACTACAACGGGAACCACATCCACTGTTACAATGTCCACATCCAGTGTCACTAGCAGCAATGTAGCAACAGCCACAACAGGGCTTTCTGTAGGTCAGTCCCTCAGCAACACCTTGACCACCAGCCTGACCTCTACCTCCAGTGAGAGTGACACAGGACAGGAAGCAGAGTACTCCCTTTATG ATTTTCTGGATAGCTGTCGAGCAAGCACTCTACTTGCTGAGCTTGATGACGATGAGGATCTTCCTGAGCCTGACGAGGAAGATGATGAAAATGAAGATGATAATCAGGAGGAGCAAGAATATGAGGAGGTCATG GAGGAAGAGGAATACGAGACAAAGGGTGGCCGTCGCAGGACCTGGGATGACGATTATGTGCTGAAGAGGCAATTTTCTGCCCTTGTCCCAGCTTTTGATCCAAGACCTGGACGAACAAATGTCCAACAGACGACCGACCTGGAGATACCAGCACCAG GTACACCCCATTCAGAGCTCCTAGAAGAAGTGGAGTGTGCACCTCCTCCGCGACTGTCACTCACTCTCAAAGTGACTGGTTTGGCAAGTGGCAGAGAAGTGGAACTCCCTCTTAGCAACTTCCGCTCCACCATATTCTACTATGTACAAAAACTCTTACAGCTTTCCTGCAATGGCTCTGTCAAATCAGACAAACTGAGACGGATCTGGGAACCCACTTACAC GATTATGTATAGAGAAATGAAGGATTCTGATAAACAAAAGGAGTCTGGCAGAATG GGCTGCTGGTCAGTGGAACATGTGGAACAGTCCTTGGGAACTGATTCTTTGCCAAAGAACGACTTGATTACTTACCTACAGAGGAATGCTGATCCAAGCTTCCTGAGACGCTGGAAGCTCACTGGGACAAATAAGAGCATTCGAAAAAACAGAAATTGCTCCCAGCTCATTGCTGCTTACAAA GATTTCTGTGAGAATGGCTGTAAATCTGGTGTGATGCCGGCTGCTCTCTCCACACTGCAAAGTGCTGATATCCTGATTCATGCGCGAGAGCAGGCACAAGCCAAAGCTGGCAGCGGACAGAACTCCTGTGGAGTAGAGGATGTCCTTCAGCTTTTGAGAATTCTCTACATTGTAGCAAGTGATCCCTATTCTACAAGGACCCCTCAGGAAG AGGGCGATGAGATGCTtcttttcagtgttcctgcagaaGAATTTACTAGTAAAAAGATCACCACCAAAATCCTTCAACAAATTGAG gagcCTCTTGCTTTGGCCAGTGGAGCATTGCCAGATTGGTGCGAGCAACTAACCAGCAAGTGTCCCTTCCTGATACCCTTTGAGACGCGACAGCTTTATTTCACATGCACAGCGTTTGGAGCATCCAG AGCTATTGTATGGCTACAAAACAGGAGAGAGGCAACAGTAGAGAGGAGCAGGACGGCCAGTGCTGTACGCAGGGACGATCCAGGGGAGTTTAGAGTAGGACGTTTAAAACATGAACGAGTAAAGGTACCGCGAGGAGAATCGCTAATGGAATGGGCAGAGAATGTTATGCAAATCCATGCAGACCGCAAGTCTGTGCTCGAG GTTGAATTTTTGGGAGAGGAAGGGACTGGGCTGGGCCCCACCCTAGAATTTTATGCCCTGGTGGCTGCAGAGTTCCAGAAGACCGATTTGGGGATCTGGTTATGTGATGATGATTTCCCAGACGATGAATCTCGACAG GTGGATTTAGGTGGTGGACTGAAGCCCCCTGGGTACTATGTACAGCGTTCCTGCGGGCTATTCGTTGCTCCATACCCCCAGGATAGTGAGGAATTGGACAGAGTGACAAGACTTTGCCATTTCCTTGGGATCTTCTTGGCAAAGTGTATCCAAGACAACAGACTTGTGGACCTCCCCATTTCCAAGCCTTTCTTTAGGCTTATGTGCATGGGAGACATCAAAAGCAATATGAGTAAGTTGTTGTATGCTTCTCGAGGAGATGAAAGTGAACATTGCACAGAAAGCCAATCTGAAGCTTCCACTGAGGACGGGCATGATGCTCTTTCTGTTGGGAGCTTTGAGGAGGACTCAAAGTCAGAGTTTATCTTGGACCCACCCAAACCAAAGCCACCAGCCTGGTTCCAGGGTATCTTGACTTGGGAGGACTTTGAGCTAGTAAATCCACATCGTGCCCGGTTTCTCAGAGACGTAAAGGAGCTAGCAGTGAAAAGGCGGCACCTTCTAGGTAATCGCAGCTTGTCTGAGGACGAGAAGAACACACAGTTGCAGGAATTGATGCTGAAGAATCCCACTGGTTCTGGATCACCGGTCAGCATTGAAGACCTGGG GCTCAACTTCCAGTTCTGTCCATCGTCTCGCGTTTATGGCTTCAGCTCAGTGGATCTAAAGCCAAATGGCGAGGATGAG GTGGTGTCTATAGACAATGCAGAGGAATATGTAGATTTGATGTTCGATTTTTGCATGCAGACAGGCGTGCAGAAGCAAATGGAGGCATTCAGAA GTGGTTTTAATAAGGTATTCCCTATGGAGAAGTTGGGTTCATTTAGTCATGAAGAAGTTCAGATGATACTTTGTGGAAATCAGTCTCCTTCTTGGTCAGCGGAAGACATAATTAATTACACAGAGCCCAAACTGGGATACACGCGGGAAAG CCCTGGCTTCCTGCGGTTTGTTCGGGTTCTATGTGGAATGTCCTCAGACGAGAGGAAGGCATTCCTACAGTTCACAACTGGCTGTTCCACGTTACCCCCTGGAGGTCTGGCCAACCTACATCCCCGTCTCACAGTTGTGCGAAAG GTTGACGCTACTGATGCCAGCTATCCATCTGTAAATACATGCGTGCATTACCTAAAGTTACCAGAGTATTCTTCCGAGGAGATAATGAGAGACCGCCTGCTTGCTGCTACCATGGAGAAAGGATTCCATCTTAATTGA